The DNA segment TGTTGGCTTTATTATCGTTGATTGTGGTGGTGAAAATGGGCGACACCGGCGCCTACACCGTCGGCCGATTGATCGGCAGGCACAAAATGACGCCGCGGCTCAGCCCGGGCAAAACTTGGGAGGGAGCCACCGGGGCGATATTGTTTGCCGTGATTGGATCGTGGGCGGTTTTTGATTTGCTTCGCCCGCGCTTGGTCAGCGGTGAAATTGCCGCGCCGGCTGCTTGGCAATGGATTATTTACGGCCTGCTGGTGGGCATTGCCGGAATGCTGGGTGATTTGGCGGAATCGCTGTTGAAGCGGGAAGCAGGCCGCAAAGATTCCAGCACGTGGATGCCGGGCTTGGGCGGCGTGCTGGACGTGCTCGATTCCATTTTGCTGGCCGCGCCGGTGGCCTACCTTTGCTGGGCCGCAGGGCTGGTGCGTTGAGGCGCCCTTTTTCGACGCTTCCTGATTGCCGCAAAAGTTCGAGCGATCGGCATTCGCGTGGAATTCGCTACAAAGACTATGCAAATTGAGCCTTCGATTTTCCCATAAAATGCGGAAAACCGTAGCGGAGCGAGATACGTGTGCGATCTGCAAAAAGCCATCAAGAGGGTGTCTATTTTTAAGCTCAATCCTGACTTAAGTCTGAGAGCGTGCTGCGGAAAACCGCACTTGTTTTCGCTTGAATACGAGGCGCCTCGACGTGACAGACTGTAGTCACGGTTCGTTGAAGAATGGGCTACGTGATTTGAGGGGAGCTGGGTATAGAATTGCTGGAGACGGTTAAACAGGCGGATACAGGACTTCGCGATTTTTTGCATTGCTGGTTCGCAGGATGGAAATCAATCTGGAACTGTTGAAACATGTGGGCTGGCCGCAGATCGATCTGACGCCGTCGGACCGAGCCGAAGCAGCGTCGGGAAGGACCGACCAAACCGTAGATCCCGAGGATCCCGCAGTGTGGACCACGCTGTTCGATCATGCTCCGTGTGCCATTGCGATTGTGGATTGCGCGGGCAAATTGACGCGCGTGAACCGCAAGTTTTGCGCACTCGTAGGCTATGCTCCGGCGGAAGTCATACATCGTCGATTGGGAGAGTTGATTTGCCGCATGGGCCAGTCCGAATCGAACGCTTCTGCTGCGGGTGAGGAAGCTTTTAGTTGCGGTGCGCAAGAAAGAATTTGTGCCTTCACAAAATCTGATGCTTCGCGCGTGTGGTGCCACCAAATTACGATTCCGGGCGGGAATGGAACGAAACAACCGCCCTGGGCCATTTGTTATTTTAATGAACTGCACGAATCGACCGAGGCACTGCAAATGCTCGTGGAATCGCACCAAACTTTGGTGCAGCGTCACTCGGCACAATTGGAAGCGTTGGGACAAGAATTGCAAACGGTAGGTCGCCTAGCCAAGAAACTGGATCGAGAGCAAGCCTTGTTGTTAGAACGTCAGATCAATCAATTGCTGTGCTGGCTGGCGCCG comes from the Pirellulales bacterium genome and includes:
- a CDS encoding PAS domain S-box protein; the protein is MEINLELLKHVGWPQIDLTPSDRAEAASGRTDQTVDPEDPAVWTTLFDHAPCAIAIVDCAGKLTRVNRKFCALVGYAPAEVIHRRLGELICRMGQSESNASAAGEEAFSCGAQERICAFTKSDASRVWCHQITIPGGNGTKQPPWAICYFNELHESTEALQMLVESHQTLVQRHSAQLEALGQELQTVGRLAKKLDREQALLLERQINQLLCWLAPLRRDLSVPEKSGLLIESAYRSATELQQMVSGAAVEDRLPWAAA